The bacterium sequence CCGTCAAGTCAATCCGATACCGCTTCTTCGACATACGGGCCCCATGAATCGGCCCGCGACACGGCGAGAACCGATTGGCTGCGGGGGACGCAGTGCTTAGCATGACAACACTTCCGCCTTTGGTCGATACAAGGGACTAGCTCAACACGGCGCCATCCGGCACGCGCAGAACCTCCCCCTCGGGCGCTTCCACCTGCACCGCCCCGCGGACCACCACGTCTGAACCGAAATGCACGTCGCCGCGCGCGACCAACTCCGTGCATTCCCGCATCGAGGGCGGGCCGGCGGGAAAGCGCGCTTCCAACTGGTCCATGGTCTTGAAGAAGCGCGTGTCGAGATCGATCAGCGCATCCTCGGGGTGGGCGCCGGGCGCAGGCACGATGCGAAAATCCTCTGACAGCTCGTAGGCATCGGAGCGAACGGAGAGGAGGTCGTTGGTGGTCTTCACCGGAGCGAAGCGGTGAGCCGGAACGCGGATCGCACGTGCACCATCGAATACCGAGAGGGCTGCACCCATCGCGGTCTCGAGTTGGATCACTTCGGGGGAGTTCGGATCCCTGGGATCGACGGGCTTCAGGTTCTTGATCATCGGCAGGCCGAGCACACCGTCGCGCTCCCTCAGCGTTTCACGAAGCGCGTGCAGATCGAGCCACAGATTGTTGGTGTTGAAAAAGCGATAGAGCTTGATGTCCTCGAATTCGGATTGCTCTTCCGGCGGGCATTGGGCCGTCTCGCGCAAGAGGAGGCCGCCACCCTTGCGCAGCGCCAGATGGCCACCCTTTCGATCCGCGATGGTCCGCTCCTTGACCTCCATCGCAAAGGGCGCGCCGGATTCGGCAAACCAGCCGAGCAGCTCGAGATCGAGCACCGCGCCCAGGTTGTCCGCATTGGAAACGAAGGCCGTGCGAAAACCCGCGTCGACCAGGGCATCGAGGGTGCCCGAGGTCAGGAGCGCCGTGTAGAGATCTCCATGACCGGGCGGGCACCACTCGTAGCTCGGCTCGGCGGGCCAGGAGATCGGCGTGCGGTCGTCAGCACGAATGCGCGGAACCTTGTGCTGAAGGAAATCGAGCGGCAGCTTGCCGGCTAGACCCTCGTGCTTCGCGAGAACCGCCAGCGAATCGTCACGGGTCCGGAAGCTATCCATCAACAGCAGCGGCACCGGGCAAGCGT is a genomic window containing:
- a CDS encoding UTP--glucose-1-phosphate uridylyltransferase — translated: MRAEGLPELAIRTFQYYYEQLEEGASGTFSKAEIEPVFEVPSAEELDTRGAGKKALAHTVVLKLNGGLGTSMGMTRAKSLLPVKDGNSFLDVIAKQILWLREQHACPVPLLLMDSFRTRDDSLAVLAKHEGLAGKLPLDFLQHKVPRIRADDRTPISWPAEPSYEWCPPGHGDLYTALLTSGTLDALVDAGFRTAFVSNADNLGAVLDLELLGWFAESGAPFAMEVKERTIADRKGGHLALRKGGGLLLRETAQCPPEEQSEFEDIKLYRFFNTNNLWLDLHALRETLRERDGVLGLPMIKNLKPVDPRDPNSPEVIQLETAMGAALSVFDGARAIRVPAHRFAPVKTTNDLLSVRSDAYELSEDFRIVPAPGAHPEDALIDLDTRFFKTMDQLEARFPAGPPSMRECTELVARGDVHFGSDVVVRGAVQVEAPEGEVLRVPDGAVLS